From a region of the Stenotrophomonas sp. BIO128-Bstrain genome:
- a CDS encoding monovalent cation:proton antiporter-2 (CPA2) family protein yields MAVEAGASELVKVVALLGAAVVMVPLFRRLGLGSVLGYFAAGLAIGPFGFGWFSDPQAILHTAELDVVMFLFVIGLEMRPSHLWSLRNEIFGLGTLQIVVCGTVLTGVCMLLGFPLPVAFIGAAGFVLTSTAVVMQLLAERGDIALPTGQKIVSILLFEDLLIVPLLAVVAFMAPVHSDAGESSRWVTVGIAAGAIVGLVLVGRFLLNPLFRILAAAKAREVMTAAALLVVLGAALLMQLGGLSMAMGAFLAGVLLSESTFRHQIEADIEPFRGILLGLFFLSVGMALDLTVVANNWPLIVSGVFALMLAKAVCIYVVARILGSDHRQALDRGVVMAQGGEFAFVLFSAAAVAGVIDVQVNANLTAIVVLSMALTPLFVLLHDKLMPDREVSLDGVEEADGLSGSVLLIGFGRFGQVASQSLLARDVDVTIIDNDVDMIHNAERFGFKIYYGDGTRLDVLHASGAGTARAIAVCVNNDQDADRIVELVTHEFPQAKLLVRSFDREHSLRLIHAGVDFQIRETFESALQFGQAALMELGADPDDAREIAEQIRERDAERFELEMAGGDLRAGAHMVFGTALPGVPTPTPFTAPKRKARTLNADQVPEEE; encoded by the coding sequence ATGGCGGTGGAAGCAGGTGCCAGTGAACTGGTGAAAGTAGTGGCGCTGCTGGGGGCGGCCGTGGTCATGGTGCCGTTGTTCCGCCGGCTTGGGCTGGGCTCGGTGCTGGGCTATTTCGCCGCCGGGCTGGCCATCGGCCCGTTCGGGTTCGGGTGGTTCTCCGATCCGCAGGCCATCCTGCATACCGCCGAGCTCGACGTGGTGATGTTCCTGTTCGTGATCGGCCTGGAGATGCGGCCCTCGCATCTGTGGAGCCTGCGCAACGAGATCTTCGGGCTGGGCACACTGCAGATCGTGGTCTGCGGCACGGTGCTGACCGGCGTGTGCATGCTGCTCGGTTTCCCGTTGCCGGTGGCCTTCATCGGCGCGGCCGGTTTCGTGCTGACCTCCACCGCGGTGGTGATGCAGTTGCTGGCCGAGCGCGGTGACATCGCGCTGCCGACCGGCCAGAAGATCGTCTCGATCCTGCTGTTCGAAGACCTGCTGATCGTGCCTCTGCTGGCCGTGGTCGCGTTCATGGCGCCGGTGCACAGCGATGCGGGCGAGAGCTCGCGCTGGGTCACCGTGGGTATCGCCGCCGGTGCGATCGTCGGCCTGGTGCTGGTCGGCCGCTTCCTGCTCAATCCGCTGTTCCGCATCCTTGCTGCCGCCAAGGCGCGCGAAGTGATGACAGCGGCTGCGCTGCTGGTCGTGCTCGGCGCCGCGCTGCTGATGCAGCTGGGTGGCTTGTCGATGGCGATGGGCGCGTTCCTCGCGGGCGTGCTGCTCAGCGAATCCACCTTCCGCCACCAGATCGAAGCGGATATCGAGCCGTTCCGCGGCATCCTGCTCGGCCTGTTCTTCCTCAGCGTCGGCATGGCGCTGGACCTCACCGTGGTCGCCAACAACTGGCCGCTGATCGTCTCCGGTGTGTTCGCGCTGATGCTGGCCAAGGCGGTCTGCATCTACGTGGTCGCGCGCATCCTCGGCAGTGATCATCGTCAGGCGCTGGATCGCGGCGTGGTGATGGCGCAGGGCGGTGAGTTCGCGTTCGTGCTGTTCTCCGCCGCGGCGGTGGCCGGCGTGATTGACGTGCAGGTCAACGCCAACCTCACCGCGATCGTCGTGCTCTCGATGGCGCTGACGCCGCTGTTCGTGCTGCTGCACGACAAGCTGATGCCGGATCGCGAAGTCTCGCTCGACGGCGTCGAAGAAGCCGACGGCCTGTCCGGCAGCGTGCTGCTGATCGGCTTCGGTCGTTTCGGCCAGGTGGCGAGTCAGTCGCTGCTGGCGCGCGATGTGGATGTCACCATCATCGACAACGACGTGGACATGATCCACAACGCCGAGCGTTTCGGGTTCAAGATCTACTACGGCGACGGCACCCGCCTGGATGTGCTGCATGCGTCTGGCGCAGGGACAGCGCGTGCGATCGCGGTGTGCGTCAACAACGACCAGGATGCCGATCGCATCGTCGAACTGGTCACCCACGAGTTCCCCCAGGCCAAGCTGCTGGTGCGCTCGTTCGATCGCGAACATTCGCTGCGCCTGATCCATGCCGGCGTGGACTTCCAGATCCGCGAGACCTTTGAATCGGCCCTGCAGTTCGGCCAAGCCGCGCTGATGGAGCTGGGTGCCGATCCGGATGATGCGCGCGAGATCGCCGAGCAGATCCGCGAGCGGGATGCCGAACGCTTCGAGCTGGAGATGGCGGGCGGCGACCTTCGCGCGGGCGCGCACATGGTGTTCGGCACTGCGCTGCCCGGCGTGCCGACGCCGACGCCGTTCACCGCGCCCAAGCGCAAGGCGCGCACGCTCAACGCCGACCAGGTGCCCGAAGAAGAATAA
- the moeB gene encoding molybdopterin-synthase adenylyltransferase MoeB, whose amino-acid sequence MSTIPELTPAQARERLAHGALLIDIREAHERATGMAEGALGIAKGDLQAEPDAHLPAADREVVLICQSGRRSMEAAVFLSNLGYTNVASVHGGTTAWRADGLPLVQPMQSDAERDFNERYSRHLLLPQVGIEGQKTLLASRVLVLGAGGLGAPASFYLAAAGVGHLRIADDDVVDRSNLHRQIIHTDASVGEPKVLSARARLLALNPSLDVEAVQARVTSDDIDALLEGVDVVLDGSDNFPLRYLLNDACLQHRIPLVYGAVERFTGQVSVFDAGRQRGIAPCYRCLFPEPPPPEFAPNCSEAGVLGVLPGMVGLLQATEVLKLLLGIGEPLIGRLLTFDALGMRFRETRLRPDPGCPLCAPGRAFPGYIDYAAFCSGGGAA is encoded by the coding sequence ATGAGCACGATCCCCGAACTCACCCCGGCCCAGGCCCGTGAACGCCTCGCCCATGGCGCGCTGCTGATCGACATCCGCGAGGCGCACGAACGCGCCACCGGCATGGCCGAAGGCGCGCTCGGCATCGCCAAGGGCGATCTCCAGGCCGAGCCAGACGCCCACCTGCCGGCAGCCGACCGCGAGGTCGTCCTGATCTGTCAGAGCGGCAGGCGTTCGATGGAGGCTGCGGTTTTCCTGTCGAACCTGGGCTACACGAATGTCGCCTCCGTCCACGGCGGCACGACCGCATGGCGTGCCGATGGGTTGCCGTTGGTGCAGCCGATGCAGAGCGATGCCGAACGCGACTTCAACGAGCGTTACTCGCGTCATCTGCTGTTGCCGCAGGTCGGTATCGAAGGCCAGAAGACGCTGCTCGCTTCGCGCGTGCTGGTGCTCGGCGCGGGCGGCCTGGGTGCACCGGCGAGCTTCTACCTGGCCGCGGCCGGGGTAGGGCACCTGCGCATCGCCGATGACGACGTGGTGGACCGCAGCAATCTGCATCGGCAGATCATCCACACCGATGCCAGCGTCGGCGAGCCCAAGGTGCTCTCGGCGCGCGCACGCCTGCTCGCGCTCAATCCCTCGCTGGACGTGGAGGCCGTGCAGGCGCGGGTCACCTCGGACGACATCGATGCGCTGCTGGAGGGTGTCGACGTGGTCCTGGATGGTTCGGACAATTTCCCGCTGCGCTACCTGCTCAATGATGCCTGCCTCCAGCACCGCATCCCGCTGGTGTATGGCGCGGTGGAGCGCTTCACCGGGCAGGTCAGCGTGTTCGACGCCGGCCGCCAGCGTGGGATCGCGCCGTGCTACCGCTGCCTGTTCCCCGAGCCGCCGCCGCCGGAGTTTGCGCCCAACTGCTCAGAGGCGGGCGTGCTCGGCGTGTTGCCGGGCATGGTCGGTCTGCTGCAGGCCACCGAAGTGCTCAAGCTGCTGCTCGGCATCGGCGAGCCGCTGATCGGGCGCCTGCTCACCTTTGACGCGCTGGGCATGCGCTTCCGCGAGACGCGGCTGCGGCCCGACCCGGGTTGCCCGTTGTGCGCGCCCGGGCGCGCGTTCCCCGGGTACATCGATTACGCCGCCTTCTGCAGCGGCGGAGGGGCCGCGTAG
- the folD gene encoding bifunctional methylenetetrahydrofolate dehydrogenase/methenyltetrahydrofolate cyclohydrolase FolD: MSSPTPDTVSSARILDGRRIAEDLLDSLKVRVDARLAAGGSRPGLAVVLVGGDPASTVYVRNKRRAAEKVGIEAFDYDLPAGTTEAELLTLIDQLNADPKIHGILVQLPLPGIPDANRLIHRIDPRKDVDGFHPENVGHLALREFGLRPCTPRGIVTLLGHTDQPVRGRNATIVGVSNHVGRPMGLELLIAGCTVTSCHKFTPKDVLEQSVRNADILVVAVGRPGIVPGEWVKPGAVVIDVGINRLDDGRLVGDVGFEAAAQRASWITPVPGGVGPMTVATLMQNTIEAAEAF; the protein is encoded by the coding sequence ATGAGCTCACCGACCCCCGACACCGTCTCTTCCGCCCGCATTCTCGATGGCCGCCGCATCGCCGAAGACCTGCTGGACAGCCTCAAGGTCCGGGTCGATGCCCGCCTGGCTGCCGGTGGCAGCCGTCCGGGCCTGGCCGTGGTGCTGGTGGGTGGCGACCCGGCCTCGACCGTGTACGTGCGCAACAAGCGCCGTGCGGCCGAGAAAGTGGGCATCGAAGCCTTCGATTACGACCTGCCGGCCGGCACCACCGAGGCCGAACTGTTGACCCTGATCGACCAGCTCAACGCCGATCCCAAGATCCACGGCATCCTGGTCCAGCTGCCGCTGCCGGGCATCCCGGACGCCAACCGCCTGATCCACCGGATCGACCCGCGCAAGGACGTGGACGGCTTCCATCCGGAAAACGTCGGCCATCTGGCCCTGCGTGAGTTCGGCCTGCGCCCATGCACGCCGCGCGGCATCGTGACCCTGCTTGGCCATACCGACCAGCCGGTGCGTGGCCGCAACGCCACCATCGTCGGCGTCAGCAACCACGTCGGCCGCCCGATGGGGCTGGAGCTGCTGATTGCCGGCTGCACCGTCACCAGCTGCCACAAGTTCACCCCCAAGGACGTGCTGGAGCAGTCGGTGCGCAACGCCGACATCCTGGTGGTCGCGGTGGGCCGCCCGGGCATCGTCCCGGGTGAGTGGGTCAAGCCGGGCGCCGTGGTGATCGACGTGGGCATCAACCGCCTGGATGACGGCCGTCTGGTCGGCGATGTCGGCTTCGAGGCCGCCGCCCAGCGCGCCAGCTGGATCACCCCGGTCCCGGGCGGGGTGGGGCCGATGACCGTGGCGACCCTGATGCAGAACACGATCGAGGCGGCAGAAGCGTTCTGA